One Anastrepha obliqua isolate idAnaObli1 chromosome 6, idAnaObli1_1.0, whole genome shotgun sequence DNA window includes the following coding sequences:
- the LOC129249873 gene encoding uncharacterized protein K02A2.6-like has protein sequence MDRNGKQIKSTGDSHSSTDSSTFTVKTERVILQEVKRVNMAGVGILEPFDLNHPNKWSTYMARFDLFLLANDVQEEGRQKAAFLTLAGAPLYDLLASLASPKQVSNLNLPDIKTILTNHFSPRPSEIAAYYHFHKRDQYPDESVSNYIAALRTLAVDCNFGTALDRMLRDRFVCGMKDEGLQKSLLAEKDLTVQKVIERALSNEAAAISAMAMRHPSEPVNVVNDNRFRTRTKNAVNRNQQLSCNGCGGSHPRKQCPYRESLCNACGVKGNLQRACRSASNVNSHRASSSNSTNARSGSMRKKSSRRENVNQITPLVNQKKSISVTINGSTCIFEVDSGSPVTIMTESTFNSVWSNRRPNLSKCDLDLSDYQRNRIPVKGIIDVSIYYNRRKIHNLPLIIASSGGSNLVGCNWFDALGIRIEGVFAVNSGLSIKAILKKYDHLFSTDLGRYTGPSVSLQIDSAVPPVRLPPRRIPFAIKGPVEEEIDRLCCQGILEPVEYSDWATQIVPVVKKDGSIRICGDYKSTLNKAIKPHCHQIPAVSTLLASIEGGSIYAKIDLAQAYQQLVVDERSSLLQTVSTHKGAFKVTRLQFGISSAPGIFQSCIENVLQNIPGVLPYFDDIVVMGKSEDELANRLEQIFVRFDKAGLRLRKDKCQFSVPSIEFLGFKLDNLGIRPSHDKIKAIHKAPSPKDKKQLQAFLGLLNFYHAFLPNKATIAEPLYRLLDKSARWSWKEQHETAFNTLKRLIASENVLIHYNENLPLVLTCDASPYGLGAVLSHRLADGSEKPIAFYSRTLSKAERNYAQIDREAVALVSGVKKFHNYLYGRFFTLVTDHRPLLGIFTTSKPVPNVISNTMLRRSIFLSAYNFNLVHRAGLRMGNADFLSRCPMLSEAESTTTEDILMIEISAKPVVSAQLIASQTSKDPELSKVFNWVLRGWPSKINRSDKLYQYFCRRTELSANRGCLVWGNRAVIPSTLRGSILKTLHAPHPGIVKMKAVARSYVWWPNIDAEIELVVKRCSSCQQNRNDQPQTTTHHWESAKRPWSRLHVDFAGPFRGKLFFIPIDSYSKWLEVTVVNSTSSAAAIKVLRQIFATHGLPDELVSDNGTAFTSEEFKNFMKNNLIRHIRSAPFHPSTNGQTERTVQSTKNYLKKAEPGINIDLSLARYLFNQHTTPHSTTNRSPAELLFNRELKTYFDKIQPHEIVYGKVTDPVSTKPFISGSSVWVRNHSTGPRWIEAWVIKRHQDQLRSRVASEDSDCEILSTEDVEASTIQSSYEVDSSTCGHVVETQSPGPSTNLQPVASSSPTPEEPRRSKRDRQAPQFYSASGC, from the exons ATGGATCGTAACGgcaagcaaataaaaagtaCCGGTGATTCGCATTCCTCAACTGATAGCAGCACATTCACTGTGAAGACGGAACGAGTTATTTTGCAAGAAGTCAAACGAGTCAACATGGCTGGAGTTGGGATCTTGGAACCATTTGATTTAAATCATCCAAATAAATGGTCAACGTATATGGCGCGTTTCGATTTGTTCCTTCTGGCCAATGATGTACAAGAGGAAGGTCGTCAAAAGGCAGCATTCCTCACATTGGCCGGAGCGCCACTCTACGACCTCTTGGCATCATTGGCGTCACCAAAGCAGGTTAGTAATCTGAATCTTCCCGATATAAAAACGATTCTAACCAACCATTTTTCACCACGTCCATCTGAAATTGCGGCCTATTATCATTTTCACAAACGTGATCAATATCCGGACGAGTCTGTCAGTAATTACATCGCAGCATTGCGCACATTGGCAGTGGACTGCAACTTCGGTACGGCGCTCGACCGCATGCTTCGCGACCGTTTTGTGTGTGGCATGAAGGACGAAGGACTGCAGAAAAGCTTACTGGCAGAAAAGGATCTAACAGTGCAAAAGGTTATCGAACGTGCACTTTCGAATGAGGCAGCAGCCATCAGTGCTATGGCTATGAGGCACCCCAGCGAACCAGTTAATGTTGTCAACGACAATCGTTTTCGTACACGAACAAAAAACGCCGTCAACAGAAACCAGCAGCTGTCATGCAATGGTTGTGGTGGATCACACCCTCGTAAGCAGTGTCCATATCGTGAATCACTTTGCAACGCATGCGGAGTCAAGGGGAATCTGCAGCGAGCCTGCCGCAGCGCGTCAAATGTCAATTCACACAGAGCGTCTTCATCCAACTCAACAAATGCTCGTTCAGGTTCAATGCGGAAAAAATCATCTCGTCGAGAGAATGTCAATCAGATCACGCCCTTGGTCAATCAGAAGAAGTCGATCTCAGTTACGATTAATGGCAGCACATGTATTTTTGAAGTGGATTCTGGGTCGCCTGTGACCATCATGACGGAATCTACGTTCAATAGCGTCTGGTCCAACAGAAGGCCAAATCTTTCCAAGTGTGATTTGGATCTTAGCGATTACCAACGCAACCGCATCCCAGTCAAGGGGATCATCGATGTGTCAATTTATTACAACCGCCGTAAAATTCACAACTTGCCGCTAATCATCGCAAGCAGTGGTGGCTCTAATCTTGTTGGTTGTAACTGGTTCGATGCACTGGGCATACGTATAGAAGGAGTTTTTGCCGTCAACAGTGGTCTCAGCATCAAAGCCATTCTGAAGAAATACGATCATTTATTCTCAACAGATCTTGGTCGCTACACAGGACCATCAGTGTCTTTACAAATCGATTCGGCGGTGCCGCCCGTGAGACTGCCTCCACGCCGTATACCCTTCGCCATTAAGGGGCCCGTGGAAGAAGAAATCGATCGCTTATGTTGTCAAGGTATTTTGGAGCCTGTGGAATACTCCGATTGGGCAACGCAAATAGTGCCCGTGGTAAAAAAGGATGGTTCCATCCGTATATGCGGTGACTACAAATCGACGCTGAATAAGGCAATTAAGCCACACTGTCATCAAATTCCAGCCGTTAGCACGCTTTTGGCTTCGATTGAAGGTGGatcgatttatgcaaaaattgaTTTGGCACAGGCATACCAACAGCTCGTGGTTGATGAGCGTTCGTCACTCCTGCAAACCGTGTCAACGCATAAAGGCGCATTCAAGGTAACCAGGCTGCAGTTTGGCATCTCATCAGCACCCGGTATATTCCAAAGCTGCATCGAAAACGTTTTGCAAAACATTCCTGGCGTCTTGCCGTACTTTGATGACATCGTGGTCATGGGTAAATCGGAAGATGAGCTCGCAAATAGACTGGAACAAATATTTGTACGTTTCGACAAGGCCGGACTACGTTTGCGCAAGGACAAGTGCCAATTCAGTGTGCCATCTATCGAATTTTTGGGGTTTAAACTGGACAATCTCGGTATACGACCCTCACATGACAAGATCAAGGCCATTCATAAAGCACCATCGCCAAAGGACAAGAAGCAACTCCAAGCGTTTCTGGGCTTACTCAACTTTTATCACGCCTTTTTACCCAACAAAGCAACAATCGCTGAGCCGCTTTACCGCTTGCTCGACAAAAGTGCTCGATGGTCTTGGAAAGAGCAACACGAAACAGCTTTCAATACGCTTAAAAGGCTGATCGCATCAGAGAATGTGCTTATCCATTACAATGAGAACTTGCCGTTAGTGCTCACTTGTGACGCATCGCCGTACGGACTCGGAGCAGTTCTCAGCCACAGGTTAGCAGACGGGTCGGAGAAACCCATTGCATTCTACTCAAGGACGCTGTCGAAGGCAGAACGAAATTACGCACAGATAGATAGGGAAGCAGTCGCCCTCGTCTCTGGAGTGAAAAAATTCCACAACTACTTATATGGCAGATTTTTTACGCTTGTCACCGATCACCGTCCACTCTTGGGAATTTTCACCACATCAAAACCGGTCCCCAACGTAATTTCGAACACAATGCTTCGTCGATCAATTTTTCTCAGCGCGTACAACTTCAATTTGGTACACCGCGCTGGTCTTAGAATGGGCAATGCAGACTTTTTGAGCCGTTGTCCAATGCTGTCTGAAGCAGAGTCTACGACGACCGAAGACATTCTCATGATAGAAATATCGGCAAAACCAGTTGTCAGCGCGCAGCTGATTGCCTCTCAAACTTCTAAGGATCCGGAgctctccaaagttttcaacTGGGTGTTAAGGGGGTGGCCCAGCAAAATCAACCGCTCCGATAAGCTGTACCAATACTTTTGCCGTCGAACTGAACTCAGTGCAAATAGAGGATGTTTAGTTTGGGGAAACCGCGCTGTAATTCCGTCTACTCTTCGAGGGTCTATTTTGAAAACTCTTCATGCACCACATCCTGGCATCGTCAAAATGAAGGCCGTTGCTCGAAGTTATGTTTGGTGGCCGAACATCGATGCGGAAATCGAACTCGTTGTGAAGAGATGCAGTTCATGTCAGCAAAATCGCAACGATCAACCCCAAACAACAACGCACCACTGGGAATCTGCAAAACGCCCATGGTCCCGCCTGCATGTGGATTTCGCAGGTCCTTTTCGAGGCAAATTATTCTTCATACCCATCGACTCCTACTCTAAGTGGCTTGAAGTGACCGTCGTTAATTCAACTTCGTCAGCGGCCGCTATTAAGGTGTTACGCCAAATATTCGCCACGCATGGGCTACCTGATGAGCTCGTGTCGGACAACGGAACAGCTTTCACATCTGAGGAGTTTAAGAACTTTATGAAGAACAATCTAATTCGACATATCCGTTCTGCGCCGTTTCATCCTTCTACAAACGGGCAGACGGAGCGAACGGTTCAAAgtaccaaaaattatttgaagaaaGCAGAGCCTGGCATAAACATCGATCTCAGCCTGGCTAGATATTTGTTCAACCAACACACCACCCCGCACTCAACAACGAACCGCTCGCCTGCAGAGCTACTGTTCAATCGTGAGCTGAAAACTTATTTCGACAAAATTCAACCTCACGAAATAGTTTACGGTAAGGTCACCGACCCTGTCAGTACTAAACCTTTTATTTCAGGCAGTTCAGTATGGGTTCGTAATCATTCGACGGGCCCGAGATGGATCGAGGCCTG GGTCATCAAACGACATCAGGACCAGCTTCGTAGTCGGGTGGCATCAGAAGATTCCGACTGCGAAATACTGTCAACCGAAGACGTCGAAGCCAGCACAATCCAATCATCTTATGAAGTTGATTCAAGTACTTGTGGTCACGTCGTGGAGACTCAATCGCCAGGGCCATCAACGAATCTACAGCCTGTCGCCTCGTCATCGCCAACACCGGAAGAACCGCGCAGATCGAAGCGCGACCGACAGGCCCCACAATTCTACTCCGCCTCTGGGTGTTAA